CGTGCACGGTGGCGTCGAAGTTGTCACCGAGGCGACGCGAGAGGGTGAAGTCGGCGCTGAGTCCGGTGCAGCCCGCGAGCGCGATCTTGAGCAGCTCGCCCGGCGTGAACGCGCCCGGCACGCCCGCGGACGCGATGAGCACCTCACCGCCGCGATTGTTGCGACCGGTGTAGGCGCGGGTGCCGGTGCGTTCGGCCCACAGCTTCACCGGTTCGGCGGACTGATCGGCGGCGGTCGGCGTGGCGGCGGTCTGTTCGGACATAGGAAGATCCTCCCATTGGGTCACCCGGGACAACCATTCGGTTGCCGATCCTTCGGAACACCGATGCCGTCAGCGGAATTCCGACATCCGCGCCGGGGTGATCTCGCTCAGGTCGCCGGCGACGAACGCGGCCAGCGCGAGGGCGTCGGGGGCGGGCGGGTACTTGGAATGCGGGACCGCGATCACCGTCATGCCCGCCGCGTGCGCCGCGCGCAAACCGTTGCTGGAGTCCTCGATCGCCACGCAGCGATCGGGCTCGATACCCAGCCGGGCGGCGGCCTCGAGATAGCCCATGTGGTCGAGCACTACATCGATGAGCCGGCGCGGCGACGAACTGGCCAGCCCCAGGGTGTAGGACTCGGCGCAACTGCGGACCGTCTCGACCGCGTCCGGCATGAGCGGCAGCTGCTCGGCGTAGCGGGCGGCCATGCGCGCGATGACATCCGAGGCCACCTCGTCGGGCGTGCGGCGGCCGTCGATCAGCTTGCGGCTGGTGTATTCGGACCATTCGGCGGTGCTCATCCCCATGAACCGGTCCTGGGTATCGGGCAGCCAGCGGCCGTCCAGTTCGTCGACGTAGGCGCGTCGGACCTCCTCCCAGATGGGTTCGGTGTCGATGAGCACACCGTCCATGTCGAACACGATCGCGGC
This sequence is a window from Nocardia yunnanensis. Protein-coding genes within it:
- a CDS encoding OsmC family protein: MSEQTAATPTAADQSAEPVKLWAERTGTRAYTGRNNRGGEVLIASAGVPGAFTPGELLKIALAGCTGLSADFTLSRRLGDNFDATVHVAGDADRENEVYPELTEEFELDLSELDAESRQRLLVAAQRAVDKVCTVGRTLKAGTVVNLTFRVEE
- a CDS encoding HAD family hydrolase, which encodes MPIAAIVFDMDGVLIDTEPIWEEVRRAYVDELDGRWLPDTQDRFMGMSTAEWSEYTSRKLIDGRRTPDEVASDVIARMAARYAEQLPLMPDAVETVRSCAESYTLGLASSSPRRLIDVVLDHMGYLEAAARLGIEPDRCVAIEDSSNGLRAAHAAGMTVIAVPHSKYPPAPDALALAAFVAGDLSEITPARMSEFR